A section of the Flavobacterium ardleyense genome encodes:
- a CDS encoding putative signal transducing protein, with protein MKNTFRGSFIEAMNIKSLLEESGIEVFSQNENMATIQPWTVVAGGFRAVVLKVNEKEFAKAIYIIKDYENGNLSVESGSKN; from the coding sequence ATGAAAAATACATTTAGAGGAAGTTTTATCGAAGCAATGAACATAAAAAGTTTACTCGAAGAATCTGGAATTGAAGTATTTTCTCAAAATGAAAATATGGCTACTATTCAGCCTTGGACAGTAGTTGCGGGCGGATTTCGAGCAGTAGTTCTAAAAGTGAATGAGAAAGAATTTGCAAAAGCTATATATATAATTAAAGACTACGAAAACGGAAATCTAAGTGTTGAAAGTGGGTCTAAAAATTAA
- the secY gene encoding preprotein translocase subunit SecY, with the protein MKKFFESLANAWKIEELKNRILITIGLLLVYRFGAQVTLPGIDAAQLGNLAGQTKDGIGSILDMFTGGAFSQASVFALGIMPYISASIVVQLMGIAIPYLQKLQKEGESGTKKINQITRWLTIGITLVQGPGYIYNLYRTLPSSAFLLGFDSFSFLFSSVVILVTGTIFAMWLGEKITDKGIGNGISLLIMVGIIARLPQAFIQEFTTRVTNNNGGPMLLVLEVIIWLLVIVACIYLVMAIRRIPVQYARRTVSGEFEQDANRQWIPLKLNASGVMPIIFAQAIMFIPAALAGLSNSETSQSIAGAFSDMFGFWYNLVFALLIIIFTYFYTAITVPTNKMADDLKRSGGFIPGIKPGLETSEFLDKVMSLITFPGSVFLALIAIFPAIVVSVMNVQQSWAMFYGGTSLIIMVGVAIDTIQQVNSYLLNKHYDGLMKTGKNRKAIA; encoded by the coding sequence ATGAAGAAATTTTTCGAATCATTAGCCAACGCTTGGAAAATAGAGGAACTAAAAAATAGAATTCTAATAACAATTGGTCTTCTTTTAGTATACCGTTTTGGTGCACAAGTTACACTTCCAGGTATTGATGCTGCTCAATTAGGTAATCTAGCTGGACAGACTAAAGACGGAATTGGATCTATCCTAGATATGTTTACTGGTGGTGCGTTCTCGCAAGCATCAGTATTTGCATTGGGAATTATGCCTTATATTTCTGCTTCTATTGTAGTACAGTTGATGGGAATTGCAATTCCTTATCTGCAAAAACTTCAGAAAGAAGGAGAAAGCGGTACCAAGAAAATTAATCAAATTACACGTTGGTTAACTATTGGAATCACACTTGTACAAGGTCCTGGTTACATTTACAATCTGTACCGAACGTTGCCAAGTAGTGCGTTTCTATTAGGTTTTGACTCGTTTTCGTTTCTTTTCTCTTCTGTAGTAATATTAGTTACAGGAACGATATTTGCAATGTGGTTGGGTGAGAAAATTACCGATAAAGGGATTGGTAACGGAATTTCGTTATTGATTATGGTTGGTATTATCGCACGTTTACCGCAAGCATTTATACAAGAATTTACAACTCGTGTAACAAATAATAACGGTGGTCCTATGCTTCTTGTATTAGAAGTGATCATTTGGTTACTTGTTATCGTTGCTTGTATCTATCTTGTTATGGCTATCAGAAGAATTCCAGTACAGTACGCTAGACGAACTGTGTCGGGGGAGTTTGAACAAGATGCAAACCGTCAGTGGATTCCATTAAAGTTGAACGCATCTGGAGTTATGCCAATCATTTTTGCGCAAGCAATTATGTTTATACCAGCAGCACTTGCAGGTTTATCAAACTCTGAGACATCACAATCTATAGCAGGCGCTTTTAGCGATATGTTTGGATTTTGGTACAACTTAGTTTTTGCACTCCTTATTATTATATTTACATATTTCTACACAGCGATCACTGTTCCAACAAACAAGATGGCAGACGATCTAAAACGTAGTGGTGGTTTTATTCCAGGGATCAAACCAGGACTTGAAACATCAGAGTTTTTGGACAAAGTGATGTCTTTAATTACTTTTCCAGGATCGGTTTTCTTAGCATTAATAGCAATTTTTCCTGCTATCGTGGTAAGTGTTATGAATGTGCAACAATCATGGGCAATGTTTTATGGCGGAACGTCTTTGATTATTATGGTAGGAGTGGCGATAGACACTATTCAACAAGTGAATTCATATTTGTTGAATAAGCATTATGATGGATTGATGAAGACAGGTAAAAATAGAAAAGCAATCGCTTAA
- the ykgO gene encoding type B 50S ribosomal protein L36 — protein sequence MKVRASVKKRSPECIIVRRKGRLYVINKKNPRFKQRQG from the coding sequence ATGAAAGTAAGAGCATCAGTAAAAAAGAGAAGTCCCGAGTGCATCATTGTGCGTAGAAAAGGGAGATTGTACGTAATTAACAAAAAGAATCCTAGATTTAAACAAAGACAAGGATAG
- the rplQ gene encoding 50S ribosomal protein L17 translates to MRHGKKFNHLSRQTAHRKAMLANMACSLIEHKRINTTVAKAKALKQFVEPLITKSKEDTTHNRRIVFAKLRSKYAVTDLFRDVAAKVGDRPGGYTRIIKVGNRLGDNADMAMIELVDFNELYTGGKKEVKKAKSRRGSKAKKADETEVATEEVPAVEDAKKTDAAE, encoded by the coding sequence ATGAGACACGGAAAAAAATTCAATCACCTTAGCAGACAGACTGCACATAGAAAAGCTATGCTTGCAAATATGGCTTGTTCTCTTATCGAGCACAAACGTATTAATACAACTGTCGCTAAAGCAAAAGCGCTTAAACAATTTGTTGAGCCTTTAATTACAAAGTCAAAAGAAGATACAACTCACAATCGTCGTATCGTATTTGCAAAACTTCGCAGCAAATATGCTGTTACTGATCTTTTTAGAGATGTAGCTGCAAAAGTTGGAGATAGACCAGGTGGATACACTCGTATCATTAAAGTTGGTAACCGTCTTGGAGATAATGCAGATATGGCAATGATTGAACTAGTTGACTTCAACGAACTTTACACAGGTGGTAAAAAAGAAGTTAAAAAAGCTAAAAGCCGTCGTGGTTCTAAAGCTAAGAAAGCTGACGAAACTGAAGTTGCAACGGAAGAAGTTCCTGCAGTTGAAGATGCTAAAAAAACTGACGCAGCTGAGTAA
- the rpsM gene encoding 30S ribosomal protein S13, producing the protein MARIAGVDIPKNKRGVIALTYIFGVGRSRAIEVLEKAQVSQDTKVQDWNDDEIGAIREAVGFFKIEGELRSEISVNIKRLMDIGCYRGIRHRSGLPLRGQRTKNNSRTRKGKRKTVANKKKATK; encoded by the coding sequence ATGGCAAGAATAGCAGGGGTAGACATCCCAAAAAACAAAAGAGGAGTTATCGCTTTAACATACATCTTCGGAGTAGGTAGAAGTAGAGCAATTGAGGTATTAGAAAAAGCTCAAGTTAGCCAAGATACGAAAGTTCAAGATTGGAATGACGACGAAATCGGAGCAATTCGTGAAGCCGTAGGATTTTTTAAAATTGAAGGTGAACTACGTTCAGAGATTTCAGTAAACATCAAACGTTTAATGGATATCGGATGTTATAGAGGAATTCGTCACAGATCTGGTCTTCCATTAAGAGGACAAAGAACTAAGAATAACTCAAGAACCAGAAAAGGTAAAAGAAAAACTGTTGCGAACAAGAAAAAAGCAACTAAATAA
- a CDS encoding DNA-directed RNA polymerase subunit alpha has translation MAIFNFQKPDKVIMIDSTDFEGKFEFRPLEPGYGLTVGNALRRVLLSALEGYAITSVRIEGVDHEFSTISGVVEDVTEMILNLKQVRFKRQIEDVDNETVTISVSGKDQLTAGDFQKFISGFQVLNPELVICNLDSKINLNMELTIEKGRGYVPAEENKKQNAAIGTIFTDSIFTPVKNVKYSIENFRVEQKTDYEKLVFEIKTDGSINPKDALTEAAKTLIHHFMLFSDERITLEADEIAQTESYDEESLHMRQLLKTKLVDMDLSVRALNCLKAAEVDTLGDLVSFNKNDLMKFRNFGKKSLTELDELVAVKNLTFGMDLAKYKLDKE, from the coding sequence ATGGCAATATTTAATTTTCAGAAACCCGATAAAGTTATCATGATCGATTCAACCGATTTTGAAGGCAAATTTGAATTTCGTCCTTTAGAACCTGGTTACGGATTGACCGTTGGTAATGCACTTAGAAGAGTTTTGCTTTCCGCATTGGAAGGATACGCAATCACATCTGTACGAATTGAAGGTGTGGATCATGAGTTTTCGACTATTTCAGGAGTTGTAGAAGATGTTACTGAAATGATCTTGAACCTTAAGCAAGTACGTTTCAAACGTCAGATTGAGGATGTAGATAACGAAACAGTTACTATATCTGTATCAGGTAAAGATCAGCTTACAGCTGGAGATTTCCAAAAGTTTATCTCTGGATTCCAGGTATTAAACCCGGAGCTTGTAATCTGTAACCTTGATAGCAAAATCAATTTGAACATGGAACTTACTATCGAAAAAGGTAGAGGTTATGTTCCTGCAGAAGAAAACAAAAAACAAAATGCCGCTATTGGGACTATTTTCACAGATTCTATTTTTACACCTGTAAAGAATGTAAAATATTCAATCGAAAACTTCCGTGTAGAGCAGAAAACAGATTATGAAAAATTAGTTTTCGAAATAAAAACTGACGGATCAATCAATCCAAAAGACGCTTTAACTGAAGCTGCTAAAACATTGATTCATCACTTCATGTTGTTCTCTGATGAAAGAATTACCTTAGAAGCTGACGAAATTGCGCAAACTGAGTCATATGACGAAGAGTCATTGCACATGAGACAATTACTTAAAACCAAATTGGTTGATATGGACCTGTCTGTACGTGCATTGAACTGTTTGAAAGCAGCGGAAGTTGATACTCTTGGTGATCTTGTATCATTCAACAAAAACGACCTAATGAAATTCCGTAATTTCGGTAAAAAATCTTTAACTGAACTAGATGAACTAGTAGCTGTAAAGAACCTTACCTTCGGAATGGACTTAGCAAAATATAAATTAGATAAAGAATAA
- the rpsK gene encoding 30S ribosomal protein S11 → MAKASTKKRKVVVESTGEAHISATFNNIIISLTNKKGEVISWSSAGKMGFRGSKKNTPYAAQMAAEDCSKVALEAGLKKVKVYVKGPGNGRESAIRSLHNGGIEVTEIIDVTPMPHNGCRPPKRRRV, encoded by the coding sequence ATGGCTAAGGCAAGTACAAAAAAACGTAAAGTAGTTGTTGAATCAACAGGTGAAGCTCACATTAGTGCTACTTTTAATAACATCATTATCTCTTTAACAAATAAGAAAGGTGAAGTTATCTCTTGGTCTTCTGCAGGTAAGATGGGTTTTAGAGGTTCTAAAAAGAATACTCCATACGCAGCTCAGATGGCAGCCGAAGATTGTAGTAAAGTAGCTCTTGAAGCAGGATTGAAAAAAGTGAAAGTTTATGTAAAAGGACCAGGAAACGGACGTGAGTCTGCAATCAGATCTTTGCATAATGGTGGAATCGAAGTAACAGAAATTATTGATGTTACGCCAATGCCACACAACGGATGTCGTCCTCCTAAAAGACGTAGAGTTTAA
- the rplF gene encoding 50S ribosomal protein L6: protein MSRIGKSPVTIPAGVTVNVADGIITVKGKLGELTQEFSEVAITVEGDQVLVERDGDHKDLRAKHGLYRSLINNMIIGVSEGFTKSLELVGVGFRASNQGQKLDLALGFSHNIVLQVAPEVTVETISEKGKNPIVKLTSFDKQLVGQVAAKIRSFRKPEPYKGKGIKFVGEVLRRKAGKSA, encoded by the coding sequence ATGTCAAGAATAGGTAAAAGTCCAGTAACAATTCCTGCAGGTGTAACAGTAAATGTAGCCGACGGTATTATTACTGTAAAAGGAAAATTAGGAGAACTAACACAAGAGTTTTCAGAGGTGGCAATCACCGTTGAAGGCGATCAAGTACTAGTTGAAAGAGATGGAGATCATAAAGATCTTCGTGCTAAGCACGGTCTTTACAGATCACTTATCAATAACATGATTATTGGAGTGTCTGAAGGATTTACAAAATCATTAGAACTTGTAGGTGTAGGTTTTAGAGCATCTAATCAAGGTCAAAAACTTGATTTAGCACTTGGATTTTCTCACAATATCGTTTTACAAGTTGCTCCCGAAGTAACTGTTGAAACTATATCGGAGAAAGGTAAGAACCCAATCGTAAAACTAACATCATTTGATAAACAACTTGTTGGTCAAGTTGCTGCGAAAATTAGAAGTTTCCGTAAGCCAGAACCGTACAAAGGAAAAGGTATCAAGTTTGTTGGAGAAGTATTAAGAAGAAAAGCAGGTAAATCAGCTTAA
- the rpmD gene encoding 50S ribosomal protein L30: MAKLLVKQVRSKINCPLDQKRGLEALGLRKMGQVVEHESNPAILGMINKVKHLVSVEEAK; this comes from the coding sequence ATGGCTAAATTATTAGTAAAACAAGTACGAAGCAAAATCAACTGTCCTCTTGATCAAAAAAGAGGTCTAGAAGCTTTGGGTCTTCGCAAAATGGGCCAAGTAGTAGAGCATGAGTCAAATCCTGCTATACTTGGGATGATAAACAAAGTAAAACACTTAGTTTCTGTAGAAGAAGCTAAATAA
- the rpsD gene encoding 30S ribosomal protein S4 has product MARYTGPSTRIARKFGEAIFGDDKSFEKRNYPPGQHGMTKKRGKKSEYAIQLMEKQKAKYSYGILEKQFRNLFEKASAARGVTGEVLLQLCESRLDNVVYRMGIAPSRRAARQIVSHRHITVNGELVNIASYLLKVGDVVAVREKSKSLEAIEASLANSSHVYEWITWNNDLKEGTFVSIPARLQIPENIKEQLIVELYNK; this is encoded by the coding sequence ATGGCAAGATATACTGGTCCAAGTACAAGAATTGCTCGTAAATTTGGCGAAGCAATCTTCGGAGATGACAAATCTTTCGAAAAAAGAAATTACCCACCGGGACAACATGGAATGACCAAAAAAAGGGGTAAAAAATCTGAATATGCAATCCAGTTAATGGAAAAGCAAAAAGCTAAATACTCTTACGGTATCTTAGAAAAACAATTCAGAAACCTTTTTGAAAAAGCATCAGCTGCACGTGGTGTAACTGGTGAGGTTCTACTTCAATTATGTGAATCTAGACTAGACAATGTAGTATACAGAATGGGTATTGCTCCTTCTCGTCGTGCTGCGCGTCAAATCGTTTCTCACAGACATATTACCGTTAATGGCGAACTTGTAAATATTGCTTCTTACTTACTTAAAGTAGGTGATGTAGTAGCTGTTCGTGAAAAGTCTAAATCTCTTGAAGCTATCGAAGCTTCTCTAGCTAATTCTAGTCACGTTTACGAATGGATCACTTGGAACAATGACCTGAAAGAAGGAACATTTGTTTCGATACCTGCGAGACTTCAGATCCCTGAAAATATCAAGGAACAGTTAATCGTCGAATTGTACAACAAATAA
- the carA gene encoding glutamine-hydrolyzing carbamoyl-phosphate synthase small subunit: protein MKYSKRNKAVLLLSDGTIFHGKSIGIEGKVSGEVCFNTGMTGYQEIFTDPSYYGQIMVATTPHIGNYGVMEDEVESDQIMIRGLVCKNFSFNFSRANASSLEDYFAKQNLVVISDVDTRALVGYIREHGAMNAIICTDGTSIEELKVLLAEVPDMQGLELASKVSTKEAYFVGEPTATYKISALDLGIKKNILRNLVQRDCYIKVFPFDSTYQDMKEFNPDGYFLSNGPGDPEPLAGAIGIAKQIIENNDTMFGICLGHQVLALANGVSTFKMFNGHRGINHPVLNLLTGKGEITSQNHGFAVNREELEANPELEITHVHVNDNTVSGMRMKNKNCFSVQYHPEASPGPHDASYLFDDFIENIKKAK, encoded by the coding sequence ATGAAATATTCAAAACGTAACAAAGCTGTTCTACTTTTAAGTGACGGAACTATTTTTCATGGTAAATCAATCGGAATTGAGGGAAAAGTATCAGGAGAAGTTTGTTTCAACACTGGAATGACAGGCTATCAAGAAATTTTTACAGATCCTTCGTACTACGGCCAAATCATGGTTGCCACTACGCCACATATTGGAAATTATGGTGTGATGGAAGATGAAGTTGAATCTGATCAAATTATGATAAGAGGTCTTGTTTGCAAAAATTTTAGCTTTAATTTCTCAAGAGCCAACGCGTCTAGTCTTGAAGATTATTTTGCAAAGCAGAATTTGGTAGTTATTTCTGATGTAGATACGAGAGCGCTAGTAGGATATATTCGTGAGCATGGAGCGATGAATGCGATCATTTGCACAGATGGCACGTCAATCGAAGAATTAAAAGTATTACTTGCCGAGGTTCCAGACATGCAAGGCTTAGAATTAGCTTCAAAGGTTTCGACAAAGGAAGCATATTTCGTAGGAGAGCCAACGGCAACTTATAAGATATCGGCACTTGACCTTGGTATCAAAAAAAATATTCTCCGCAATTTAGTACAAAGAGATTGTTATATTAAAGTATTTCCTTTTGATAGTACGTACCAAGATATGAAAGAATTTAATCCAGATGGATATTTTCTTTCCAATGGACCTGGAGATCCTGAACCTCTCGCAGGTGCAATTGGGATCGCAAAACAAATTATCGAAAATAACGATACGATGTTTGGAATTTGTTTGGGACATCAAGTTTTGGCTTTGGCCAACGGTGTTTCGACATTTAAGATGTTTAACGGCCACAGAGGAATCAATCACCCTGTGTTGAACTTGCTTACCGGCAAAGGCGAAATAACCTCGCAGAATCACGGATTTGCAGTCAATAGAGAAGAGCTTGAAGCAAATCCTGAATTGGAAATTACCCACGTTCACGTTAATGACAATACCGTTTCTGGAATGCGAATGAAAAACAAAAACTGTTTTTCGGTGCAGTACCATCCCGAAGCAAGTCCTGGTCCACACGATGCAAGCTATCTTTTTGATGATTTTATTGAAAACATTAAAAAAGCAAAATAA
- the rplO gene encoding 50S ribosomal protein L15 — translation MNLSNLQPAEGSTHNQNKRLGRGEGSGKGGTSARGHKGAKSRSGYSKKIGFEGGQMPLQRRVPKFGFTNINRKDYEGVNLDTLQALVDNGQIKDTVDMSVFVSHRLATKNEIVKILGRGELTAKLKVTAHKFTATAKAAIEAAGGEAVTI, via the coding sequence ATGAATTTAAGTAATTTACAACCGGCTGAAGGGTCGACACACAATCAGAATAAAAGATTAGGTCGTGGAGAAGGTTCTGGAAAAGGTGGTACCTCTGCAAGAGGACACAAAGGAGCTAAATCTCGTTCTGGTTATTCAAAAAAGATTGGTTTTGAGGGAGGGCAAATGCCACTTCAAAGACGTGTACCTAAGTTTGGTTTTACAAACATTAATCGTAAAGATTACGAAGGAGTAAACCTTGATACGCTGCAAGCACTAGTAGATAATGGTCAGATTAAAGATACAGTCGATATGTCTGTATTTGTAAGCCACCGTTTGGCAACTAAAAATGAAATCGTAAAGATTTTAGGTAGAGGTGAACTAACAGCGAAATTAAAGGTAACTGCTCACAAATTTACTGCTACTGCAAAAGCTGCAATTGAAGCGGCCGGTGGAGAAGCTGTAACTATATAA
- the rplR gene encoding 50S ribosomal protein L18 — MSLTKSDRRQRIRYRIRKSISGTAVKPRLSVFRSNKEIYAQLIDDVTGVTLMAASSREKEVSTEGTNVDVANAVGKLMAEKALKAGIENVTFDRSGYLYHGRIKSLAEGAREAGLKF, encoded by the coding sequence ATGTCATTAACAAAATCTGATAGAAGACAGAGAATTAGATACAGAATTAGAAAAAGCATCAGTGGTACTGCTGTGAAACCTAGACTTTCTGTATTCAGAAGTAACAAAGAAATATACGCTCAACTTATTGATGACGTAACTGGAGTTACTTTGATGGCTGCCTCTTCAAGAGAAAAAGAAGTAAGTACGGAAGGTACCAATGTAGACGTTGCAAATGCAGTTGGAAAACTGATGGCAGAAAAAGCATTGAAAGCTGGGATAGAGAATGTAACCTTCGATAGAAGTGGATACCTATACCATGGTCGTATTAAATCATTAGCAGAAGGCGCCAGAGAAGCCGGACTAAAATTCTAA
- the infA gene encoding translation initiation factor IF-1 yields the protein MAKQSAIEQDGSIIEALSNAMFRVELENGHIVIAHISGKMRMHYIKLLPGDKVKLEMSPYDLSKARITYRY from the coding sequence ATGGCAAAACAATCAGCAATAGAACAAGACGGATCAATCATCGAAGCATTATCAAATGCGATGTTCCGTGTGGAGTTAGAAAATGGACATATTGTAATTGCTCATATTTCAGGTAAGATGCGTATGCACTACATCAAGTTATTACCAGGTGATAAAGTGAAACTTGAAATGAGCCCTTATGATTTGTCGAAAGCAAGAATTACTTATAGATATTAA
- the rpsE gene encoding 30S ribosomal protein S5 translates to MSYNKNVEIVKPTGLDLKDRLVSVNRVTKVTKGGRAFGFSAIVVVGDEHGVVGHGLGKSKDVSEAIAKAVEDAKKNLIRVPLNSHTIPHEQKGKFSGARVFLIPASHGTGVIAGGAVRAVVESAGIQDVLSKSQGSSNPHNVVKATFDALTQMRSALTVAKQRGVSLETVFKG, encoded by the coding sequence ATGTCTTACAACAAAAATGTAGAAATTGTAAAACCAACCGGTCTTGATCTTAAAGACCGTTTGGTTAGTGTAAATCGTGTGACAAAAGTTACAAAAGGTGGTAGAGCTTTCGGGTTCTCTGCAATTGTAGTAGTTGGAGACGAGCACGGTGTAGTTGGTCACGGACTTGGAAAATCTAAAGATGTTTCTGAAGCTATTGCAAAAGCAGTAGAAGATGCAAAGAAAAATCTAATTAGAGTTCCTCTTAATAGCCACACTATTCCGCATGAACAAAAAGGAAAATTTAGCGGAGCTCGTGTGTTTTTAATTCCAGCATCTCACGGTACAGGAGTTATTGCAGGTGGTGCTGTGCGCGCAGTTGTAGAGTCTGCAGGAATACAAGACGTATTGTCTAAATCTCAAGGATCTTCAAACCCTCACAACGTAGTTAAAGCAACTTTTGATGCTTTAACTCAAATGAGAAGTGCACTTACTGTAGCAAAACAAAGAGGAGTTTCTTTAGAAACAGTTTTTAAAGGTTAA